A window of Bombus terrestris chromosome 4, iyBomTerr1.2, whole genome shotgun sequence genomic DNA:
AAGATCGCGTTCGACTAATTTTTTCAAGTAGAGGTAGATCATCGCAAATTGTAAGCTGTGCGAAAAAGCACGACCAAGAGTGAGTCACTTCACGCCTTCGCAGATTGAGACGTAGTCGGCATTGTCTGCCATGTTGCTTGCATCGAGTGCACGCATTTTCTTTTCTGGAGTATCAGTTGCGCCTCTGGCAATTCATATCTACTAATAGACGAGTGTAAAGTTGCGTAGAAATTAAATCGTTTCGGGTAGCTTTCTGTATACACAGATCAAAATAGTTGAATATTTATCGCGtctaattaaaagaattaaacttAACGCAATTTCTATCGAAGTTTCGACACGCGTCTTGGTCGTTCGCGAGAATTTCGATCGTGGATTCGTTACTACCTACGCAATACTTTTTCAAGGACTGGTTTCCCGGAAAGTGCTGGAAATTTTGCAAGGATGGAGTCTATCACGAAGGCGGGGCGAAGTGTGGGCAGTGGTGTATATCGGGTGGCAGGTGCTTTCGCTCGAGGAGCCAGAAGAGTTTTGTCTTACGTTCCACTTTTGGGCGTCGCTGCGGTCCCAACGGAAGTCGAGGAGGCCGAATCTTCCGCGGTACGACACGGAAAGCGTTCGCTTTTCTTCGCGTACCTATTCGACCCTCGTCGAGTTTTGATTTTTCCGTATAAAGAGAAAGAAGTGGGAATAGCCAGCAGGAACTAGCCCATCGAACATTTCCTTCGATCTCGGGCTACTTCCGGTTGCGCGATACCGAAACAGAACGAGTGCGTTTCCGGTGCAGATTAACCGTTCCCAGATGGCTTCGTTCGCAGGAATTAATGGTTGTCGTATCCGTTCGAGGTCCGTGGTTAATTTCGCATTGTTCGTCGGGTTATCGGCCGAAGAGAGGAACGAGAGGCGGAGGACTCGTTTCACCTGaatacttaatattttatttatgtctgccgcgtcgcgtcgcgtcgcgccgCGGTGGGCTCTCGTTGGTCGATActctttttacgtaatagtccaTTGTTCAATGCGTTGGAACATGCAGCGGAAAGAAAGGTAAATGGACACCGATAAGCGGTGTGGCGGCGACGTCGCGCCGGGCCGTCGATGCGCGCTATGCAAAAATAGTCATCCGCGAGAGAGGCTCGATTCGAACGCGGTGAAAGCTTGCAAAATGTTTTCTCGGCTCACGAAGCTCAAGAAGAACGCCCAACGTCGACCAACGCCTCGAACGAAAATAGCGTGAAAAGATCATACTCGGCGAGACTTTCGTTTACCTCTCGCATTCCACGTGGGTGAACGCGTTTTAAGGTTTCGCGTATCGAATTATAGCCGTGCTCGAGCGAAATGAACGTGATATGCGCTGGATTAATCCACGCAGAACCGTTAGGCGAAtagatgaaaattaatattggtCGAATTAGTCTGTGTTCGACGCGAAATTTAATCGCGTTGCCGGTGTGACACAAATTCAATTTACGACCGATCGCTGATCAAAGCCGGTCCCTGAATCGTTTTCGCGATTCATCATTCGTTAATAGCTAGTCAACTTTATCGAACTTTCGACCGAGTCGGCAAGTTGCGTTCATGAAAATTCGATTGCTCGGCCCGTTTCGTTCCATGGACGCCGGACGGGAATAGACCAGAAAGCTCGCGCCATTTGGGATCGTGACACACGCAAGACGTGTTTGCTAGGAGGCCGTTTACACGCTGCAAAAGGCTTTTCGTGACTTTCGTGCAAGATCGATATTTCTGTTATCAACGATATCGTCCCCATCGTAGGTTTCTCTTAGCGTAAATCGTATTTCCTGTCCGACGTTTACGTTTCGCTCGAATACTTAAAAATCAGAAATTCTGGTCGTGACCTAGCGTAAGTACGCAAATTAGTAAAGGTCTTCTCATAATACTTAGCTCTTTCTTATCTTAATAATTAGGCCTTCGTGGGTAGCCTTGTTGATTTGCCTCGATGCGGATATTAAACGCATCTTTCCTCTCGGGCTCCGTTTACATGCCAAGACCGATATTACCGTCGGATACGCTCCGGTGAACCGGATAAATACTGCTGTCGTAATTCAATTCTAGGGAAGGTCggtaaatagtaaaaaaaaaaaggaagaaaataaaataaaggaaaagaaagaataggAAAAAGATGGAGGAAAGAAACGCGTTTGCCTACTACGAGCGGACGAGAGagaacgttacacgatatacgCATTTAGCCCGGGACAATGAGTAATCAGCGACAGAGAAACGGCAGAGTGTTTCGCGAGAAAACGATGCATCACCAATCTTTTTAGGAACGCGTTGTTCATCCTTTATTGCCTGAGTCTTGCTGCTCGTGTTCGTAACAGACCGTTTCCGCCGCGTTAACGACACGTTCCTCCGttgcattttcattaattttttcttttcgcacGCAAAAAGGAGTCAAACTCCTCGTGGAAAGGAAAAGCGTACACTCGTCGAATGGGAAGGAAGTAATTAGTCGTAACAGCGTAAACAGATACACGTTATAGCCGTACGATATCGCGTTTACATCCATGTGCGCCGGGTTCATATCGTTCAGGAATGAAAAGCTGTCCGATCGCTATCGTTCCATAAATTTATGCGCTCGCCGGATCTCCGTAACGTGGACCAACCGACAGTTGTTGCACGAGGGTAGCACGTGTCCGTGCCACGCGTCACCCTAGGTAATATTTTTTGCGGAACAGGAAATTGATTCTAGTATAAGTTCTAATGTAACCCGCGTACCAGCTGTTATACAGCTGATATCAAGGTAGGATAATTCGCACGGATCAACGAGCATAATGTCTGGCGTCGATACGTTTACGACTCGAAGTATAGTAGAAGAGCAAGGCTTTTTAGTAGAAACTTGTAGTCGAAGCTTATCCTAATTTTCATCGTAACTAGATTACgacgaatattaatttatacgatACTAAGTTTACAAATTGCGATATTTTCGTCGATATTTGCGCCGCGATCGAGATATACGGTTGCGTCATTTTCTGGAGAACTCGCTGGGTTTTCTTAGTCAAGATTTGATTGGGTACTCTTGGAGAGGATTCAAACAAAGTGTCGAAATCTGCAACCTTcgcgtaaatatatttttagagtAGCTAACGAGAACATTGTGCGTAGATTTTCCCTTACCTCCGTCTGCGTTCGCGGACTTTGATTGCTTGCTCTAACGCTAGTCTTTCGTTACAGAGTTATTGCGACTGTTTATAACCTACTCGCGATCAAAGTTGGTCGACAGCCAATGGTGCATCGGTATAGACACGCGAGTTTTGGTACCGTTTGCTCGATCGATTTCGCCGCGAGAAGAAACCGAAGATAATCGGAAGTTTATTACCGCGTTGTCCCTTTCTACCGTTGACCCACAGGACGGACAATGGCCTGAAGAAAGATTTTGGCCAACGGCCAAACTTCGGCTTGTCCTTTTGTTACTTAGTTTCCGCTGAAGTTTAGCCAAATTTGTAACGCGAATTCGCGAGTGCTTTGACTTTTCGATTCGTCAGTCGTTCATCGCGAGGTCGAGAAACTCTGACAGGTAAACGTCCGTTACTTCGTCTCTAGCTAGAGGCGAAATTTTCCGAGATAGTACGGAAGAATGTAGAGAGCATCGTTTCACGTGGAAAATGTCTTTACTTGAAAAAATTGTGTACACAGTGCTGGCGAAACACGGGAATCGGAACCGTCTGAGAAAAAACACTCCGCTTTAGAAAGCCCTCGTGTAGAACCCTTCAGGGGCTGTAATTCTTTAAGCGAGAGGCTTACCCTTTACGAAAAAGCATGGGAGGAACGGTGAGAAGGGGTTTCACTTAACCAGCCGATCGATACGAGGTCTGCAGACGATAAAGCACGCGTTGCGTTCCGCACGTCCGGTTTCTGTTTCCCTCTTCGGTTTCAAGAATTGATTTCGTTCTACTCGTATTTTCTCTATTTGCATCGAGCCGTGAGGATGGCTGGAATCAAGGTCTACGTACTTCTTAGTTGAACGAATATCGAGAAACGAATAACACCTATTGGCCTCGAGTAACAGTGTCCTCTTTCTTTGGAATTCGGAGGACACGTTCTACGAGCGAAAACTCGACTCGGATGCCAAATATGCGTTTTAGAAGCAACAGTGGAGCACGTTATTAATGAAATCAGAATCAATTACGTCTCGCTCGTAACGAGCGCTCGCTGACACAGTGACACGATTGGCTACCCCTGAAAGGATGACGTTCGTACCTCGGCACCCTAGGGTTCGCTCATTTTTGTACCCCTGTGCATGTCCCTTATGGGAACATCCACCCTTCTGTGAACTTCTCTTGTCTACGAGTCGCTAGGTTGTTCACCCTTCTTTCTATTCGAATTGCTTAGAGAGCATACCCCAGCCTCGAGAACACGGGCGACAACTGTTAAGTTGGTCACCCTCCacgatgaataaaaaaaaaaaaaaaataatatcgtgCTTCGATGAACCGGCATTCTTTTTccaacacaatatatcgtatagCCTGCCGTGAAGATTGCGTTGATTAACGCGCTTGAAATTGTTCACTTTTCACTCGAtgtatcgtttttttttctttttttttttttgtataaacgatttctacgAAAATGTTGCAGGGTGGTGAAGAAGCGGAAAATGGATCAGCCACGGCAGGTAGTCCGGTTgaagaaaaatcagcagtaaGTAGTCCAACAGCGGAGGACGAAGCCGCCCCTGTAGCAGCGGCACCAGCACCGTCGACCGAGGCGAAGGAAGAAAGCCCAGCATCGGCCGCTAGTAGCCCTACCGAGGAAAAGACAGAGGAACCCACTCCCTCTGCTCCATCTCTTGTCCCTgtcgaggaaaagaaagaggaggTGGAAAAAGTGGAGGCCGAGAAAAAAGTAGTCGAGGTCAGTCCAGCCGGTGGTCAGTTCATAGCGGACCCGGTAGAAGTCTCCGTATTCCGAGTCCAGACAGTCGCTACGCCGTCTATCATTGAGAGGAAAACCAGTGAGGATATTCCTTCCTTGCCTCCGTCCAGTCCACCACCAACCCCCATAGATACGTCGCCTTTGCAGCAGGCTCAGCAGGCCGCGGCGACCGCGACCGCGTTAGCGGAGGCCCTTAAGCTGCCTGCCGAGGCTGCTGACAAGGATATAATTACACCACCAGCCTTATCTTCCCTCTGCCCAGAACGTAACGACCCATCAACACCAGCCGCGGAATCACTCGATGCGACTCCCCAGATGCGACCGCCCATTTCTTCTGTCGACGAACCCCCAACAAAATCGACTCTTATCCCTGCGAGCGTAGAAGCTCTGCCGCTGATAGATACAGACGCGCCTAATCCTCCGGATGATGTTACCAAGAATTTAGAGTCGCTTAGCGCCGGTGATAGCAATAAGACTACCGAGGTCGACGCTCTCCCGTCTCTAGAGAGTGATGCAAAAAGTCTTCATAGCGTTCCAGTTAACGAACTGAAACAGCTGTCATCCGAGAACGATATCGATCAAAAATGCGTAAGGGAGACGACTCCCCTTACCGACGTTGAAAAGTCTTGCGAGCTCAAAGTCGATGAAAATGTCGCGAATTCTTCGCAAATGATACAGGTCGAGCAAGCTTCGCAGTTATCGGATAGAGTTAGCAATCTCGACGGCGGCAAGTTGATTGAAAACGAAACGTCGCAAGTAGTTCTAGAGAACGTAGTGAAGGAGGAGTTCGTTGCACGCGAGAGAGAAAAGGTACCGGAATCGGCCAATATAAAGGAACGTGTCGAAGAACCAGTCGAAGAGATTATCGAGCCGAACGAAGTTGTTCAAGAAGATATCGAGCGAGTGGAAGAAGCCGCCGTTATCGATCCACCAGTTTTGACCGTTGATGCGATCGTGGAATCCGAAGAAGGTCCCGTTCCGATTTCCGAAGAAATTTTAGTAGAGGCAAAGCCAGCGGTTGTCATTCCGGAGGACGAGGaagtgacggaaacgctcgtCGAAGAAGTAGCGGATAATTCGAAGGTAGATATCGAGTCGGTCCAAGTCATTCCGGAAGTGGACGACAAATTGGAAACGGAAACGGAACCCGACGTCGCCGTACCTACGGAAGAAATTCTTATTTCCGAAGTACCGGAAGAATCGAAAGATCCATTTGTTTCTAACGAAGCGGTGATCGATCCTGTTACGCCTATTACCGATTCCACGATCGAGAACGTTATCGACAAAGCGATAGACACACCCGAGATGATTAGGAACGAGGAGGAATCGATGCCCATGCCGCCTCCACCTTTGTCAGAATCACCTGTGCCTAGTCCTCAGGAAAAATTTGATTTGGAAACCGTAAACGTGGCGGACAATTCGAACACAGTGCCTTCCCCCGTTGTTCACACAGAGTCTCAGATTTTAGACGTACAACACACACAAGAAGTGGACGGATCTCCTCTTTCACTGCCGGAACAGACGAACGAATCTTCTACCGCGGATATTTCCGTTCTCCAGGCAGATGACGCGTCGTTGAAAATGTCAGACAATCTGCCGTCCTGTCCTGTTAACGAGCAAACCACGTATCTCGCGAACGAAACTCAAGCGAATCTCGCTTCGTCCAGGCTGGAAGACGTTCCTAGTCTCACAGACAACTTTCCCACAGCCCTTGAGGATACGACCCAACAGTTAGATTCCTTCAAATATCCCTTACCGCCGGAAGAGCTCTCTTGTCCGCTCGATATGTCCGAAACGAATAGCGAGCTTCCAATTGCCGACGAGAACGCGTCCAGTTTAAGAAATCCGACAGAGACACTACCGATACCGCCTAGAAGCCCCAGTCCTTTGTCCAATGTCAGTATCACGTCTGGCCTAACAACATCCACAAAAGACTCCTCACAAACACTGTTGTACGACGACCAGAGCAATCGAGAGTTCAAGATGGAATCGGTGTCGATAAGCCTCAATTCGTACAATGAGTCCGACATTGAATTAAAGGAGAGGTTAGCAGAGTCTCTGGCGGAGACTGAGAAGCAGGAAGAGAGCTCGGTTTCGTGTCAGTTGTCAAACAACGCCACGTCGTCGACTACTATCCAGGAGATCCATCAGGTGACTAACATGTAACACAACCTCCTGGCATGAATTCAGGCAGCCAAAATACCTTTGGTGGCGCCTCGTTCCAAGTATCTCGTCGTACGGTCCGCACAAACCAATCGTCTCTGTGAATATAGTCTGAAAATATCGACTTTCTCCCGTTTCCCCCATATCCCGATGCTCTGTCCAGTGCTCTGTCGCCCGACACATCGCGTTTTGTACCTTCGTTCAAACCTCCACACATCGAATCCCAGATAATCGACCATCATCCTCGGTATCTCAATTTCTCACCTTCGCTTTACGACGTTCTCTCGACGAAGGGTAATCGAATGAGACCGAGACTGGCACATCGACGTCTGTGGGTTTTTGCACGAATTTCATCCGAACGATCGACAAAATCCTTGTCTCGGCGTATCTCCATGCACGATATGGAATAGAGAATCTAAACAGAATCGATTGTGTCGCAAAACACATTCTCCCCTCATGGTATATGtcctttttctctctatttttctttctctctctctctctctctctctcactctctcactttttttctttttctatctctGGTCCTTAACACACGATccagcgttttttttttttttttttttttttttttaaagaaagggTCTCGTCGAATGCATCCTTCGTTCTGTCGAACGTGATTAACAACACGTCTACTCTGTTGCTGACAACTCCTATGACGCTTCCACCACCAACCATTACCAGAACAACCGTTACTGCCATCACCTGTGTTGTTTGCCTCTTGGTTTTCTTGACAATATTAACACGACTTGTTATTCGAATCGAGGCGCTAAAGTAGAGCATTTGTAGCTCGACACATAGATAAACGAGCAAGAAACATTCGCTGCACTAGTCGAGTCCAGTTTCCgtagaaaatttctttttcgtcGGAACGCTGTCACTAATATAACATAGCCGCTCGACTTAGACGAATTTCTAGCGTGAATCTCATTGATAGACGTAAACTTTAAACTAATTGTATACACGTAAATAGCTGAGGTTTTTAGAACTTAATTATGGCATAGAACTTATTTATTAGACATCGATACTATCATATGCTCTTTCCGTAATTGCATCTGTTTTGTCGTTAGCATCTTGTATTGCGCATGCAGAGTTTTCTTATTCGAGGGTTTATCAGCAGGGTTTCCAATTCTTTGCGCTGTTCGAAAAGCATGAGGAGCGATTCTGTCCCGCCACATGGTGGTCTTCCTTATGGTAGTCAtgtcgagtatctaattacttGTCTGTGGGAAAATAATCCTTATTGTTCGTTTCTCAAGTGGCTCGACAGAATCGACCTTTACGTCTTTTATCCTCGTAGCATGTTGGGATTTGGACTTGTTGCGGACGTCCAACTTCTCCGATCGAATCCTTTAACAAGAAGATATATACATTGCAGAGCACTCCTGAACCCGAGGCCCCAGTAGAAAATAACGTGGCTCATGACAGTACGACAGAAAGTTCAGCCGATGCTATCAAGGTTACAACACCAGCCGTCCCAAGCGAGGTACCCGCCTCTCCACCATCTGCCCCAGCCATTACCGAGGATGTCGCATCGGTAGCTAAGGTAATATCGTGTCAACTGGATTGTGTACTCTATACGCTCTTATCTTTAGTAAACGTTGTAAATACGCAATATATGATGATCGCCAACAGATCGTTCGCGCGGGTTAGCGCGAACGATTCCGAGACCATTAACGCAGTTTAATGTTCAAAGAAGAATAAAGTGCGAGGGGCCATCTGATTAACATCTTAATATAGTTTAATTCTTTACTTATAAGATATCGACGTAGTTCGACGATACAACTATTAATAGTtatctcattttcttttttttttttttttttttttttgttaaaggCTATTGAAGAGATGGACATAAGCGATAAGGCTGTTGCGGCAGCAACCATCGAGTGTAATACGAACGTAAGTAGAGTATACAAGTTATTTTTGTCGACAAATACTTATATGCACATTCTTATCGAACGTGTAATTTATTTGCTGTTTACAGGAAATTATCGCGGAAGCACATTACCAAAACAACATAAACGAATAAACACCACTAACCGAATTGTATTTTGGGAAGAAGAAAGTTCTTTTCTCTCGTTAAAACCaaaaaagtatattatatagatatgtatatttGGACCATTCCTGCAACTAAACAGAAAATAATGTTCTTTCGTTACGAGCAACAAAAAATGGAACGATGTGACCGCGACATCGCGAGAACATATAGACTTTATAGTAGgcctattaataattattagatgGCATTTGACGGCAGGGCGAAAGAGAAAGTTCACGAAACGTGAACGATCGTATCATCCAAGAGAACGGGGTTACGAGGACGAGCCagataaaaaagagaaagaaaaagaaatgattctGAAAATGTGTAGCGCCGTTCGCGGATGGTATCTCGAAGCAGATAATTCTTACTGTTCTTTTTCGacacgaatgaaatattttctaccgTGGGCCGTGCTTATTTGTAACATCGTAACAAGTGGCCCTGCTGTGTAAAAAAATTAGAACCTGTCACTGTTGCTATACATAAATCGTATGATGTGACCATCGCGCGGCGGACAGGCGATACAAACGAACATTcgaattaaaacaaaataaataatggtAATAAGAACTTCGTTTATCGCGTATTCCAAAAAAATACTCATCGAGGCGCGTCCCCTCGTAACTACATATGTATTGCTATATCGAGAGAGTATAAAGAACAAGAAAgctgtaataaaaaaaagaaaaaaaaaaaaagaaaaaacaagggAAGATCAGAGACTGACAGAACAAGGTGTGCGTGTGTGTTCGAATGCGTGAGAGAGTGTGAGAGCTAGAGAGAAGAAAATGAGAGAGTGAATATCGAGTGTCAAGGAAAGAAACAAGGGAAATAGGAAAGAATAATTTGGGATATGTCTCTTCGCCAGAGTGTGAACAGAAAAGGAGGAGAGATAGGATGGACGAAAGCAGAGCGAGAagaaaaaagttattaaaagaTATGTCAAAGCGTACGAGTAATGAAACACTCGCAACGCAATTTTAAGGACAGTCGATTATTTTGCTCGTATTTCTTTCGCGGTCCTTGTTTTTCTTTATAATTGTACAATCGAGAGGTTTTATGTTGTAACGAGGAACTGCACACTTCTACGTATGACTTTGGTACGCGCGAGCACTTGATACAATTACACACATGTAAGGACATTACACGCCAATGCGTACATACGTATAATGCAACACACGAGATAAGGGAAACATACAGTATGTCGAGACAGTGTAAGTGATATATAAtctagacatagagaaagcgtTTGTGTAAATTCGGCGTTTGTCCTTCGGAATGCTACTTCTCCATACGAGAATACTTACGAGGAAGCCTattcgtaattttataataatcacTAAAATATCGCCTAATTACAATTACAAGACATGCACAATTACCATCTAAAACGGATTCGTTTCTACGGATCTTCAGGAGTAAATAATTACCTATGACAGCTTTTTTTATTAAGACCGTAGCGTAGATCGTAAAGTTAAACGAAAAGCGCATATATGTAAATGCTCCAAAATCTCAGAATACATGTAAGTGTTAATGGAGCGAGCGTTCATTGTGCCCGCGACCGGCATTGATTtttaaacgatatataatgaGTAAGGAGAAAGAGGTAAAAttaaaagttgtatagtaaacctttcattaaatatattgtCCGTAATGATCTTTACAACGAAATTTTTTCGAGGCAAGTTTTGGCGACGAGAGtgaactttttatttaaaaaaggaaaaaaataaaaaaaaaatccttgAACCCGACTGATCTGTGCACTCGAATTATCAATCGTTAACGCTGAGGCACCATCGACGCAAGCCTcctcgtttatttattttgcgCGTCGGAACTACAAAATTGTAAATGAGATTTTTGAGTCGATAGTGCCTCGGACACAGACCAACAGTCTTCAGTATCTTCGATGAGCAgttataatagtaattaaactATTCTACATTTATCTATAACCTATAATAAACTGTGAAACAAGTGTAAAACCACGTGTACTTA
This region includes:
- the LOC100647483 gene encoding A-kinase anchor protein 200 isoform X4; this translates as MKHATKRNCSRGFASIIERADVYAIESGQDPPRPSRSVQEEVKAEETKQEPAGESPAETAEVTTPTEGTPASPNAVTSPDNKETKKKEKMKKKWSFRSISFSKKDKNKPAREEAPKNGDVTKEEPLAEGGEEAENGSATAGSPVEEKSAVSSPTAEDEAAPVAAAPAPSTEAKEESPASAASSPTEEKTEEPTPSAPSLVPVEEKKEEVEKVEAEKKVVEVSPAGGQFIADPVEVSVFRVQTVATPSIIERKTSEDIPSLPPSSPPPTPIDTSPLQQAQQAAATATALAEALKLPAEAADKDIITPPALSSLCPERNDPSTPAAESLDATPQMRPPISSVDEPPTKSTLIPASVEALPLIDTDAPNPPDDVTKNLESLSAGDSNKTTEVDALPSLESDAKSLHSVPVNELKQLSSENDIDQKCVRETTPLTDVEKSCELKVDENVANSSQMIQVEQASQLSDRVSNLDGGKLIENETSQVVLENVVKEEFVAREREKVPESANIKERVEEPVEEIIEPNEVVQEDIERVEEAAVIDPPVLTVDAIVESEEGPVPISEEILVEAKPAVVIPEDEEVTETLVEEVADNSKVDIESVQVIPEVDDKLETETEPDVAVPTEEILISEVPEESKDPFVSNEAVIDPVTPITDSTIENVIDKAIDTPEMIRNEEESMPMPPPPLSESPVPSPQEKFDLETVNVADNSNTVPSPVVHTESQILDVQHTQEVDGSPLSLPEQTNESSTADISVLQADDASLKMSDNLPSCPVNEQTTYLANETQANLASSRLEDVPSLTDNFPTALEDTTQQLDSFKYPLPPEELSCPLDMSETNSELPIADENASSLRNPTETLPIPPRSPSPLSNVSITSGLTTSTKDSSQTLLYDDQSNREFKMESVSISLNSYNESDIELKERLAESLAETEKQEESSVSCQLSNNATSSTTIQEIHQSTPEPEAPVENNVAHDSTTESSADAIKVTTPAVPSEVPASPPSAPAITEDVASVAKAIEEMDISDKAVAAATIECNTNEIIAEAHYQNNINE